The Blastomonas sp. SL216 DNA window GATTACGAGATGGTCTTCATCCCCGATGCGGACCGCGGCACCCTGTGCATTTCCAGTCAGGTCGGCTGCACGCTCAACTGCCGCTTCTGCCATACCGGCACGATGCGGCTGGTGCGCAACCTGACCCCAGGCGAGATTGTCGGCCAGGTCATGCTGGCGCGCGATGCGCTGGGCGAATGGCCCAAGGGCGCGATGGATCATCTCGACGAGGACGAGGACGCCGCCGCCTATACCGCCGATGGACGCCTGCTCACCAATATCGTGCTGATGGGCATGGGCGAGCCGCTCTACAATTTCGATCATGTCCGTGACGCAATGAAAGTGGTGATGCACGGCGACGGCCTGGCGCTGTCCAAGCGACGCATCACGCTGTCGACCAGCGGCGTCGTGCCGATGATGGCACGCTGCGGCGAAGAAATCGGCGTCAACCTGGCGGTCTCGCTGCACGCGGTGACCAAGGATGTGCGCGACGAAATCGTGCCGCTCAACCGCAAATACGGCCTCGAGCAGCTGCTCCAGGCCTGTGCCGATTATCCGGGCGCCAGCAACGCGCGCCGCATCACCTTCGAATATGTGATGCTCAAGGACAAGAACGACAGCGACGACGATGCGCGCGAGCTGGTCCGCCTGCTCAAGGCCTATGACCTGCCCGCCAAGGTCAACCTGATCCCGTTTAACCCCTGGCCCGGCGCGGCGTACGAATGCTCCGACCCGGATCGCATCAAGCGCTTTTCAGACATCGTGTTCGAAGGCGGCATCAGCGCGCCGGTGCGCACCCCGCGCGGCCGCGACATCATGGCGGCCTGTGGCCAGCTCAAGTCCGCTGCCGAAAAGAAGAGCCGCGCCGAGCTTGACCGGCTGGCAGAAGAGAAGCAGGCGGCATTGGGCTGATCCCTCACGGCGTTTCTGCCGCCTCTCAGGCGGCGGGCGCCTCGCCAGACCGCAGGGCGGGCTTCTGGTCGAGCCCGCCTTCTTCCATGATCCGGCGGCGCAGTTCATCGCGCTTGCCGTGAATGGAAGCGATGACGTGCCCCATGGCAATGCCCAGATCGACCAGCAAAGCTTCGGACAGCTGCAATGAACTTTCCAGCGCCTCCGGCACCGCAAGCGTAGCGCCCGCCCGGTATAGCTCGCTCGCATGATCGGTATCGCGGGCGCGGGCAATGATCGTCAGGTCCGGAACCCAGCCATGGACACGGCGCACGATCTGCACCGCCAGCACCGGGTCATCCATGGTCAGGATCAGCGCACGGGCATGGCCCAGACGCAGGCGATCGAGCAATTCGGGGCGCGCGACATCGCCGAACACGATCGGCACGCCGGCGCGCCGTGCGGTCAGCACGACATCGACATTGGATTCGACCGCGACAAACGGTTGGCCATGCTCCTTGAGCATATCGGCAATGATTTCACCGACGCGGCCGTAACCAAAGATCACGGTGCGATCATTGGCAATGTCCGATTGGTCGATGGGCGCCGCGTCGCTGGCCCGCATTTCCAGATGGCGGGCCATGCTGTGCCCCAGCTTGGCCAGCAGCGGCGTGATCGTAAGTCCGATGGCGGTGACGATCTGCCAGAACTGGGCCGTGGAGGCCTGGATCAGCTGGGCCTGAACCGCTGCAGCCAGCACGATCAGGGTGGTTTCGGACGGACTGGCCATCAACACGCCAGCCTCGGCCGCCGTCCCGCGCCGTGCACCGGCGACACGCAGCAGCAGCCCGGTGACCACCGCCTTGACCACGACCACGCCGACCACCGCAATGGCCAGTGACTGCCAATGGGCGACGATCACCCGGATGTCGATCGACATGCCGACCGTGATCAGGAAGACGCCCAGCGCCAGCCCCTTGAACGGCTCGATCAGAATCTCGACCTCGCCATGATATTCGGTCTCGGCAATGATCAGGCCGGCGAGCAGTGCGCCGACGATGGGCGAGAGGCCGACAGACGCGGTGGCCAGGCTCGCGGTGATGACGACCAGAAGGCTTGCCGCCAGAAACAGCTCTGGGCTCTTGGTCCGCGCAGCCTGAGCGAACATCCGGGGCAGGATCATGCGCCCCAGGACCAGCATGGCGAGCACGGTCGCGACGCCCAGCAGCAGCGTGATACCCAGATTGCTGGCCCCCGACATGCCCGCTGTCGGCGCGAGCGCACCGAGCAGGAAGATGATGGGGACGATCGCGACATCCTCGAACAGCAGCATGGCCAGAGCCGCGCGCCCGACGGGGGATGTGGTGCCCGACATAGGCAGCACCAATGCAGTCGACGAAAGCGCCAGCGCCAGGCCGAGGCCAATGGCTCCGCCCCAATTCTGTCCGACCATGTTCAGAGCCGTCCCGATGATCAGTGCGGACAGCAGCAATTCTGCCGCACCAACCCCGAAAACCAGCTTGCGCAGGCTCCAGAGTCGCTTGAACGACAGCTCAAGCCCGATGGTGAACAGCAGCAGGATGATGCCGAATTCGGCATAAGGCCCGATCGATTTCGCGTCGGTGATGGTGACATGGTAGAGCCAGGGATATTCATCGACCAGCGAGCCTAGCCCGGACGGCCCCACCAGGATGCCGATCAGCAGAAATCCGATGATCGGCGTGATTCTGAACCGGGCGAACGCCGGAATGACGATGCCGGCAGCGCCGAGAATGACGAGTGCATCGCTGAGGACCGGATTGTCGAGCGGATTATGCATGGATCAATTCATGGCGGATAAAGGACAGCATGTCAGCCATAAATCACGAGAATGAACGGTATTAGCCTCCGCCGCCACCCTGCGGCCCGGCGGGCGCAGTCTGGCGGGCGCGTTCGCGCTTGGCGGCGGCATGGCCCCGGCCCACCGCGCGGTCCCATTCGATATGGTAGAGGTCATAGCGCCGGTCGCCCAGATTGCGCACCGTGCCCTCGTGCCGCGCCCAGCTCAGATCATCGAGATTGACGTCGCTGATCGTCAGCGTCTCGACATTCTCGCTCGCCTCTGCGGCAATGCCATCGCGCGCGAACGGCAGGTCGCACGGCGTCAGGATGCAGCTTTGCGCATATTGGATGTCCATGTTCTCGACATCGGGCAGATTGCCGACATTGCCTGACATCACGACATAGCACTGGTTCTCGATCGCACGCGCCTGGCAGCAATAGCGCACCCGCATATAGGCCTCGCGGCTGTCGGTGCAGAACGGCACAAAGATGATCCGCGCGCCCTCATCCGCCAGACGCCGCGCCAGTTCGGGAAACTCGCTGTCATAACAGATCAGCACGCCGATCGGTCCGCAATCGGTCTGGATCGCATCGATGCTGTCGCCGCCCTTGATCTTCCACCAGTACCGCTCGTTGGGCGTGGGGTGGATTTTCTCCTGCGCGTGGATCGAACCGTCGCGCAGCGCGACCAGCGCGATATTCTGGATATCGCCGTCATCGGCGCGGGTCGGGTGCGATCCGCCGATGATGTTGATGTTATATTCCATCGCCATCCGCGTGAGCTCGTCGCGGATGCGCGGGGTGAACTCGCTCAGCGCCTCGATCGCTTCCTGCGGCCCCATCTTCTTCTTGGCGAAGGACAGCAGCGACATGGTGAACATTTCGGGAAATAGTACGAAGTCTGCCCGGTAATCCGCTGCAACATCGACGAAATATTCGACGTTGCGGACGAATTCCTCGAAATTCGCGACCGCGCGCGCCTGGAACTGCACGGTGGCAAGGCGCACGCTTTCCACGCCGCGCGGCACGCGGTGCTTGGGTGGCTCGTCCGGGTTCACATAGGGGTTGCGCCATACCATGTGCGCCGCGTGGCCGCGCGACTGGCGGTCCTCGGGCAGGTAGCGCTTGAGGATGCCGACCGGCGCAAAGCCATTGGCGATCTGGAAGCCGATCACGGGATCGCGCAGCTTGCCCTCGACCACCTTGTCCAGATAATCCTCGGGGCTTTCGGCCTTTTTGGTGCGCTTGGCGCGATCATAGCCCGGTATCCGCCCGGCAAAGACGATGCCGTTGAGGTCGAGCTGTTCGGCGAGCGCCCGCCGCGCCTCGTACAACCGCTTGCCGATGCGGACCCCGCGCTGCGCGGGATCGACGCACATTTCATAGCCGTAAAGCCATTCGCCGGTCGGCACATGACGGGTGCCAAAGCCGTTGCCGCTGATCTCTTCCCAATCGTGCGGCGCAAAGGCCATAGCCTCGGTCACGCGCGATGACGCGCAATAGCCGACGATATCGCCATCGAGGATCGCGACGAACTGGCCCTGGGGGAAATTGTTAAGCTGGCCGCGCAACTCGCCGAACTTGTAAGGTGGCAGGCCCGGATAGGCGCGCTCGACGAGCGCGGATATCCCGGAAATGTCGCCCCTGCGGGCCTGCCTTACCTCAAGTCGTGCCTTGCTGCGCTGTGCCATCAACGCCTTACGCCCAGGTACCCATTTCCGTTTCGAGATTGGCGCGGATGGCCTCGAAGAACTGCTCGGTGGTCATCCAGGCCTGGTCCGGGCCGATCAGGATGGCGAGGTCCTTGGTCATCGATCCCTGCTCGACGGTCTCGATGCAGACGCGCTCCAGCGTCTCGGCAAAGCGCACCACTTCAGGGGTTTCGTCGAAGCGACCGCGATAGATGAGGCCGCGCGTCCAGGCGAAGATCGATGCGATCGGGTTGGTCGATGTCGCCTTGCCCTGTTCGTGCATGCGATAGTGACGCGTGACGGTACCGTGCGCCGCTTCGGCCTCGACGGTCTTGCCATCGGGGGTCATCAGCACCGAGGTCATCAGGCCGAGCGAACCGAAGCCCTGGGCCACGGTATCCGACTGCACGTCGCCGTCATAGTTCTTGCACGCCCAGACGAACTTGCCCGACCATTTCAGCGCCGATGCGACCATGTCATCGATCAGACGATGCTGATAGGTGATGCCGGCGGCTTCGAACTGCGCCCTGAATTCCTTCTCGTACACCTCTTCGAAGATGTCCTTGAAGCGGCCGTCATAGGCCTTGAGGATCGTGTTCTTGGTCGACAGATAGGTCGGCCAGCCGCGATCGAGGCCATAGTTCATCGATGCGCGCGCAAAGTCGGCGATCGAGTCATCGAGGTTGTACATCGCCATGGCGACGCCCGAGGACGGGAACTGGAACACTTCCTCGTCGATCGTGCTGCCGTCCTCGCCTTCGAAGACGAGGCGCAGCTTGCCCGGGCCGGGCACGCGGAAATCGGTCGCCTTGTACTGGTCGCCAAAGGCATGACGGCCGACCACGATCGGGTCGGTCCAGCCCGGCACCAGCCGCGGGATGTTCGAGATGACGATCGGCTCGCGGAAGACCACGCCGCCCAGGATGTTGCGGATCGTGCCGTTGGGCGACTTCCACATTTTCTTCAGGCTGAACTCTTCGACGCGCTGCTCATCGGGGGTGATGGTGGCGCACTTGACGCCCACGCCATGCTCGCGGATCGCATTCGAGGCATCGACGGTGATCTTGTCGTTGGTCTCGTCGCGCTTCTGGATCGACAGGTCGTAATATTTCAGGTCGATGTCCAGATAGGGCAGGATCAGGCGTTCGCGGATCCACTCCCAGATAATCCGGGTCATTTCATCGCCGTCGATTTCGACGACGGGCTTGGCCACCTTGATCTTTGCCATGCGGGATTTGCGCCTTCTTGCTAGGGAGGAATCGGAAAACTGGGTCGCTCTTAGCAAAGTCAGCCCATGTTTCAACCTTGTCGCGCGCCCTCTCGCTAGCGCAAATCAGTCGCAGAAATATGCCGCAGCGCAGCATTCACCGCATCCGGGGGCCATTGGTCGTTGTCACACCCGCATCCACCCCCTAAGAGGGCCTGCATGTCGCAAGAATTACTGGATAACCGGGGCAAGGGCCTGGCGAGCTGGAGCTTCCCGCCGGTTCATCCCGAAGGCCGAAAATTTGCCGTAATCGCCGCCGGAATCACGCTCGTTCTTGCGCTGATGGCCTGGGAAACCCTCGCCTGGCCGATGGGCGGCATCACCTTGTGGATCCTGGCCTTTTTTCGGGATCCCGCCCGCGTCACTCCGCTTGACGAACGCTTTGTGGTCGCACCTGCCGATGGGATGGTCACGCTGATCCAGGAGATCGCACCGCCGATCGAGCTGGCGGACATGGACGGATTGGGCAGCGAGCCGCTGTGGCGCGTGTCGATTTTCATGAGCGTGTTCGACGTGCACATCAACCGCGCACCGATTGGCGGCACCATCCGGCGCATCGTCTATATTTCGGGCAAGTTCCTCAATGCCGATCTCGACAAGGCGAGCGACGAGAACGAGCGCCAGCACATCATGGTGGAGCGCAGCGACGGTCTGCGCGTCGGCTTCACCCAGATTGCAGGGCTGGTCGCGCGCCGCATCGTGCCCTTTGTCAAGGAAGGCGATTTCGTCGCCGTGGGCCAGCGCGTCGGCCTGATCCGCTTCGGCAGCCGGGTCGATGTCTATCTGCCGCGCGGCACCGCGCCTGCGGTGGTCAAGGGCCAGCGCATCGTGGCAGGCGAAACCGTTCTGGCGGTGGTCGGCGATGCCCCGATGCGCGAAGGCATTGCGCACTGATGCGGCCCGCCCCCTCCCCCCGCCTGCGGATTTTCCGGACATGAGCGCCCCCGATCCTCTCGACCGGCGCGGACGGCGCGGACCGATCCGCTATCTTGCCGGGCGCCGCTTCCGGCTGCGCGAGGGCCTGACGCTCAGGGCCATGGTGCCCAATGCCATTACCGCATCGGCGCTGTGCTGCGGCCTGACCGGCATCCGCTTTGCGTTGCAGGAACAATGGCCGCTGGCGGCAGGGGCGATCGTGCTTGCTGGCGTGCTCGACGGGATCGATGGACGCGTCGCGCGCATGCTCAAGGCACAGAGCCGCTTTGGCGCCGAACTGGACTCGCTGGCAGATTCGATTGCCTTTGGCGTATCGCCCGCATTGGTGCTGTTCCTGTGGTCGCTCAACGAGTTGCCACGCTTCGGCTGGCTGATCGCGCTGACGCTGGCGGTCTGCTGCGCGCTGCGCCTGGCGCGGTTCAATGCACAGATCGACCTTGAGGACCAGCCGCACAAGTCTGCCGGATATCTGACCGGCATTCCGGCACCTGCGGGCGCTGGTCTTGCCATGCTGCCGCTGTATCTGTGGATCGAGACCGGGCTCGACGTCTTCCGCCACTATACCGTGATCGGCCCGTGGCTGCTGCTGATTGCATTCCTGATGATATCGAACGTGGCCACGTTCAGCTGGTCGTCGCTGCATCTGCGCAAGAACATCCGGCTGGAAATGCTGGCGGTCGTGGCGATCACGGC harbors:
- the rlmN gene encoding 23S rRNA (adenine(2503)-C(2))-methyltransferase RlmN, producing MNAETPITMPIPGHIDPVPVPRAITPRADGRADLMGLMREDIGALLEVAGLDRKQAKLRSKQVFHWIYHRGVTDFDAMTDIAKTMRPWLAERFVIGRPEIVEAQVSSDGTRKWLLRTDDGQDYEMVFIPDADRGTLCISSQVGCTLNCRFCHTGTMRLVRNLTPGEIVGQVMLARDALGEWPKGAMDHLDEDEDAAAYTADGRLLTNIVLMGMGEPLYNFDHVRDAMKVVMHGDGLALSKRRITLSTSGVVPMMARCGEEIGVNLAVSLHAVTKDVRDEIVPLNRKYGLEQLLQACADYPGASNARRITFEYVMLKDKNDSDDDARELVRLLKAYDLPAKVNLIPFNPWPGAAYECSDPDRIKRFSDIVFEGGISAPVRTPRGRDIMAACGQLKSAAEKKSRAELDRLAEEKQAALG
- a CDS encoding cation:proton antiporter gives rise to the protein MHNPLDNPVLSDALVILGAAGIVIPAFARFRITPIIGFLLIGILVGPSGLGSLVDEYPWLYHVTITDAKSIGPYAEFGIILLLFTIGLELSFKRLWSLRKLVFGVGAAELLLSALIIGTALNMVGQNWGGAIGLGLALALSSTALVLPMSGTTSPVGRAALAMLLFEDVAIVPIIFLLGALAPTAGMSGASNLGITLLLGVATVLAMLVLGRMILPRMFAQAARTKSPELFLAASLLVVITASLATASVGLSPIVGALLAGLIIAETEYHGEVEILIEPFKGLALGVFLITVGMSIDIRVIVAHWQSLAIAVVGVVVVKAVVTGLLLRVAGARRGTAAEAGVLMASPSETTLIVLAAAVQAQLIQASTAQFWQIVTAIGLTITPLLAKLGHSMARHLEMRASDAAPIDQSDIANDRTVIFGYGRVGEIIADMLKEHGQPFVAVESNVDVVLTARRAGVPIVFGDVARPELLDRLRLGHARALILTMDDPVLAVQIVRRVHGWVPDLTIIARARDTDHASELYRAGATLAVPEALESSLQLSEALLVDLGIAMGHVIASIHGKRDELRRRIMEEGGLDQKPALRSGEAPAA
- a CDS encoding bifunctional GNAT family N-acetyltransferase/carbon-nitrogen hydrolase family protein translates to MAQRSKARLEVRQARRGDISGISALVERAYPGLPPYKFGELRGQLNNFPQGQFVAILDGDIVGYCASSRVTEAMAFAPHDWEEISGNGFGTRHVPTGEWLYGYEMCVDPAQRGVRIGKRLYEARRALAEQLDLNGIVFAGRIPGYDRAKRTKKAESPEDYLDKVVEGKLRDPVIGFQIANGFAPVGILKRYLPEDRQSRGHAAHMVWRNPYVNPDEPPKHRVPRGVESVRLATVQFQARAVANFEEFVRNVEYFVDVAADYRADFVLFPEMFTMSLLSFAKKKMGPQEAIEALSEFTPRIRDELTRMAMEYNINIIGGSHPTRADDGDIQNIALVALRDGSIHAQEKIHPTPNERYWWKIKGGDSIDAIQTDCGPIGVLICYDSEFPELARRLADEGARIIFVPFCTDSREAYMRVRYCCQARAIENQCYVVMSGNVGNLPDVENMDIQYAQSCILTPCDLPFARDGIAAEASENVETLTISDVNLDDLSWARHEGTVRNLGDRRYDLYHIEWDRAVGRGHAAAKRERARQTAPAGPQGGGGG
- a CDS encoding NADP-dependent isocitrate dehydrogenase, giving the protein MAKIKVAKPVVEIDGDEMTRIIWEWIRERLILPYLDIDLKYYDLSIQKRDETNDKITVDASNAIREHGVGVKCATITPDEQRVEEFSLKKMWKSPNGTIRNILGGVVFREPIVISNIPRLVPGWTDPIVVGRHAFGDQYKATDFRVPGPGKLRLVFEGEDGSTIDEEVFQFPSSGVAMAMYNLDDSIADFARASMNYGLDRGWPTYLSTKNTILKAYDGRFKDIFEEVYEKEFRAQFEAAGITYQHRLIDDMVASALKWSGKFVWACKNYDGDVQSDTVAQGFGSLGLMTSVLMTPDGKTVEAEAAHGTVTRHYRMHEQGKATSTNPIASIFAWTRGLIYRGRFDETPEVVRFAETLERVCIETVEQGSMTKDLAILIGPDQAWMTTEQFFEAIRANLETEMGTWA
- a CDS encoding phosphatidylserine decarboxylase, whose translation is MSQELLDNRGKGLASWSFPPVHPEGRKFAVIAAGITLVLALMAWETLAWPMGGITLWILAFFRDPARVTPLDERFVVAPADGMVTLIQEIAPPIELADMDGLGSEPLWRVSIFMSVFDVHINRAPIGGTIRRIVYISGKFLNADLDKASDENERQHIMVERSDGLRVGFTQIAGLVARRIVPFVKEGDFVAVGQRVGLIRFGSRVDVYLPRGTAPAVVKGQRIVAGETVLAVVGDAPMREGIAH
- a CDS encoding phosphatidylcholine/phosphatidylserine synthase, producing MSAPDPLDRRGRRGPIRYLAGRRFRLREGLTLRAMVPNAITASALCCGLTGIRFALQEQWPLAAGAIVLAGVLDGIDGRVARMLKAQSRFGAELDSLADSIAFGVSPALVLFLWSLNELPRFGWLIALTLAVCCALRLARFNAQIDLEDQPHKSAGYLTGIPAPAGAGLAMLPLYLWIETGLDVFRHYTVIGPWLLLIAFLMISNVATFSWSSLHLRKNIRLEMLAVVAITAASLLTVPFITLSAISLVYLALIPFGMRSYAKVRRQRASQAG